A genomic segment from Deinococcus sp. YIM 77859 encodes:
- a CDS encoding SDR family NAD(P)-dependent oxidoreductase yields the protein MTWNMSGRVVLVTGATGGIGLVTARELARAGAQVHIVGRNANKTARVAAQIGAASTFLADLAELAQVRRAAAEFRERVGRLDVLVNNAGAWYAQRQDTAEGLERTWALNHLAPFLLTRELLPLLRRSADGRVVTVASDAHRYGRIRFADPEFRRGYRGWAAYSQSKLANILFARELARREPAIRSNSLHPGLVRSGFAHNNGGGVSRLWSLIDRFGLTPEEGARTSLRLAADPSLQVSGQYFRAQKQARPARQARDDAAARRLWALSEAYVEGVPAP from the coding sequence ATGACGTGGAACATGAGCGGCAGGGTGGTGCTGGTGACGGGTGCCACTGGTGGCATCGGGCTGGTCACGGCGCGGGAACTCGCGCGAGCGGGGGCACAGGTTCATATCGTGGGGCGAAACGCGAACAAGACAGCGCGTGTCGCCGCACAGATCGGGGCGGCGAGCACGTTCCTCGCGGATCTGGCAGAGCTTGCCCAGGTGCGCCGGGCCGCTGCCGAGTTCCGCGAGCGGGTGGGCCGACTGGACGTGCTGGTGAACAACGCAGGGGCCTGGTATGCGCAGCGGCAGGACACCGCCGAGGGCCTCGAACGCACCTGGGCCCTGAACCACCTGGCACCCTTCCTGCTCACGCGGGAACTGCTGCCGCTGCTGCGCCGTTCGGCAGACGGGCGCGTGGTCACCGTCGCCTCCGACGCGCACCGGTACGGACGAATTCGTTTTGCCGATCCCGAGTTTCGCCGCGGCTACCGGGGGTGGGCGGCGTACAGCCAGAGCAAGTTGGCCAACATCCTCTTCGCGCGGGAACTCGCGCGGCGTGAGCCCGCCATCCGAAGCAACAGCCTGCATCCCGGCCTGGTTCGCTCGGGCTTCGCGCACAACAACGGCGGAGGCGTCAGCCGCCTGTGGAGCCTGATCGACCGCTTTGGCCTCACGCCGGAAGAGGGGGCGCGCACCAGCCTCCGCCTCGCCGCAGACCCCAGCCTTCAGGTCAGCGGACAGTACTTCCGCGCCCAGAAGCAGGCGCGGCCCGCACGCCAGGCCCGTGACGACGCGGCGGCGCGGCGGCTGTGGGCGCTCAGCGAGGCGTACGTGGAGGGCGTCCCGGCGCCCTGA